One Ornithorhynchus anatinus isolate Pmale09 chromosome 2, mOrnAna1.pri.v4, whole genome shotgun sequence DNA segment encodes these proteins:
- the CCDC92 gene encoding coiled-coil domain-containing protein 92 isoform X1, which produces MKRQPLDFHSEASTKICDKIVPRYSPAIVVGHLDVIMATSNLENQLHSAQKNLLFLQREHANTLKGLHAEIRRLQQHCTDLTYELTLKSSDPTGDGNSRSNELKRKCEELEAQLKVKEDENNELLRELEQKNAMIMVLENTIKEREKKYLEELKMKSHKLNVLSSELEQRASTIAYLTAQLHATKKKLLSSSGTSDATPSGSPVLSSYKPAPPKDKLPETPRRRMKKSLSAPLNPEFEEVYRFGVDSRKLLLREPVDAMPDPTPFLLARESAEMHLKERPLVIPPIASDRPAGGQHSPAREKSHKAHVGVAHRIHHTAAPPQAPPELETLAVDQLHASKVVRKHSGPDRTV; this is translated from the exons ATGAAACGGCAGCCTTTGGACTTTCACAGTGAGGCTTCAACCAAGATCTGCGATAAAATCGTCCCTCGGTACTCACCGGCGATCG TTGTAGGTCATCTGGATGTCATCATGGCAACCTCCAACCTAGAGAACCAATTGCACAGCGCCCAGAAGAACCTATTATTTCTTCAGCGGGAACACGCCAACACACTGAAGGGTCTGCATGCGGAGATCAGAAGACTGCAGCAGCACTGTACCG ATTTAACATATGAGCTTACGCTAAAAAGTTCCGACCCAACAG GAGATGGAAATTCAAGGAGCAATGAGCTGAAAAGGAAATGCGAAGAACTGGAAGCTCAACTGAAAGTCAAAGAAGATGAAAATAACGAATTACTAAGAGAACTAGAGCAGAAAAATGCTATGATTATGGTGCTGGAAAACACcatcaaagagagagaaaagaaatatttggaagaattaaaaatgaaaagccaTAAGCTCAATGTGCTCTCGAGCGAGCTGGAGCAGCGGGCGAGTACGATCGCCTACCTGACGGCCCAGTTGCACGCGACCAAGAAAAAGCTTTTGAGTTCGAGCGGGACTTCGGACGCCACTCCCTCCGGCAGCCCCGTGCTGTCCAGCTACAAGCCAGCTCCCCCCAAAGACAAGCTCCCGGAGACCCCGAGGCGCCGCATGAAAAAGAGCCTCTCGGCCCCGCTCAACCCGGAGTTCGAGGAGGTATACAGATTCGGGGTCGACAGCCGGAAGCTACTCTTGCGTGAGCCCGTGGATGCCATGCCCGACCCCACGCCCTTCTtactggcccgggagtcggccGAGATGCACCTCAAAGAGAGGCCTCTGGTCATCCCGCCCATCGCCTCCGACCGGCCCGCGGGCGGCCAGCACAGTCCGGCCCGGGAAAAGTCGCACAAGGCGCATGTGGGCGTGGCCCACCGGATCCACCACACCGCCGCGCCCCCCCAGGCGCCGCCCGAGTTGGAGACGCTGGCCGTGGACCAGCTGCACGCGAGCAAAGTGGTCCGGAAGCACTCGGGGCCCGACCGAACGGTTTAA
- the CCDC92 gene encoding coiled-coil domain-containing protein 92 isoform X2 encodes MATSNLENQLHSAQKNLLFLQREHANTLKGLHAEIRRLQQHCTDLTYELTLKSSDPTGDGNSRSNELKRKCEELEAQLKVKEDENNELLRELEQKNAMIMVLENTIKEREKKYLEELKMKSHKLNVLSSELEQRASTIAYLTAQLHATKKKLLSSSGTSDATPSGSPVLSSYKPAPPKDKLPETPRRRMKKSLSAPLNPEFEEVYRFGVDSRKLLLREPVDAMPDPTPFLLARESAEMHLKERPLVIPPIASDRPAGGQHSPAREKSHKAHVGVAHRIHHTAAPPQAPPELETLAVDQLHASKVVRKHSGPDRTV; translated from the exons ATGGCAACCTCCAACCTAGAGAACCAATTGCACAGCGCCCAGAAGAACCTATTATTTCTTCAGCGGGAACACGCCAACACACTGAAGGGTCTGCATGCGGAGATCAGAAGACTGCAGCAGCACTGTACCG ATTTAACATATGAGCTTACGCTAAAAAGTTCCGACCCAACAG GAGATGGAAATTCAAGGAGCAATGAGCTGAAAAGGAAATGCGAAGAACTGGAAGCTCAACTGAAAGTCAAAGAAGATGAAAATAACGAATTACTAAGAGAACTAGAGCAGAAAAATGCTATGATTATGGTGCTGGAAAACACcatcaaagagagagaaaagaaatatttggaagaattaaaaatgaaaagccaTAAGCTCAATGTGCTCTCGAGCGAGCTGGAGCAGCGGGCGAGTACGATCGCCTACCTGACGGCCCAGTTGCACGCGACCAAGAAAAAGCTTTTGAGTTCGAGCGGGACTTCGGACGCCACTCCCTCCGGCAGCCCCGTGCTGTCCAGCTACAAGCCAGCTCCCCCCAAAGACAAGCTCCCGGAGACCCCGAGGCGCCGCATGAAAAAGAGCCTCTCGGCCCCGCTCAACCCGGAGTTCGAGGAGGTATACAGATTCGGGGTCGACAGCCGGAAGCTACTCTTGCGTGAGCCCGTGGATGCCATGCCCGACCCCACGCCCTTCTtactggcccgggagtcggccGAGATGCACCTCAAAGAGAGGCCTCTGGTCATCCCGCCCATCGCCTCCGACCGGCCCGCGGGCGGCCAGCACAGTCCGGCCCGGGAAAAGTCGCACAAGGCGCATGTGGGCGTGGCCCACCGGATCCACCACACCGCCGCGCCCCCCCAGGCGCCGCCCGAGTTGGAGACGCTGGCCGTGGACCAGCTGCACGCGAGCAAAGTGGTCCGGAAGCACTCGGGGCCCGACCGAACGGTTTAA